From the Bacteroidota bacterium genome, one window contains:
- a CDS encoding insulinase family protein: protein MRASLVIWIFILFVNNVFSQEDSSLVKRNTRVVDSLNMLDIPFVVEDQEVYSGSDTSVITDKQFYKLFLNKNYSRPQPPEAEYSSFKLIEAQTFVLTNGIKVILLQNDKLPVVSYKMYFDYNKIFLGSKKGVDLIFRDLWGKSSRSYKENEISEYIDFTAGKLELAEKSIYLEGLEKYKEKNLLLLSDMTLGFKVSDSQFLNSKRKIIDSLKHVEYQNKYISKSVGRNLMFGNNHPVGEFIQISEVDSLSKFDLYDYYNSYYKPNNSYLVVYGDISLRELKRIVNRNFRKYRKGNVINGYYPQPYNIHQTEIDFIENYDSDELSVWMGNVDKLDTYDSNWILGRIGNFILLDEEEGLFRNELVENNTVSNFGYHLRDQGAYFSVTYNAKQDSVATSIEKSLEVVNSVLDDKVPEGVDLKSIESKIIDNYINGLSDPQKISDLYLLYYLTGLDKYLVKNLMSVIDTVDFSTVSNVLSNRVKPNKMRVVVSGPPQVAVPQLEKLGYPIIYYDKYAKETFPPSLDRSVPDSVDVNYVLQRYIKVIGGDENLKNIKKLWQWWVMDINNSKLFVKNKYMLPNKRLSTYSNNEVIVLKTVFNGEYGYVERSGEKQNILGEEFMKLSLEKSIFPIMYYQEDGYLMTLESQIPLKGELCYKIRVESPVGEVSLLYFRVSDGYLIKRESIDVKTNKVNNYLDYSDFKTYDNVVFPYKVETLIGGKKSVLTLTQIKINDENVRKRNFK from the coding sequence ATGCGTGCATCTTTAGTAATTTGGATATTTATTCTATTTGTAAACAATGTATTTTCTCAGGAGGACTCTTCCTTAGTTAAAAGGAATACCAGAGTTGTAGATTCTCTGAATATGTTAGACATTCCTTTTGTTGTTGAAGATCAAGAGGTGTACTCTGGTTCGGATACCTCAGTGATTACTGATAAACAGTTTTATAAGTTGTTTCTGAACAAAAACTATTCAAGACCACAGCCCCCGGAGGCAGAATACAGCAGTTTTAAGTTAATTGAAGCTCAAACTTTTGTACTTACAAATGGGATTAAGGTTATTTTACTTCAAAATGATAAATTACCGGTTGTATCATATAAAATGTATTTTGATTACAACAAAATATTCTTAGGGTCAAAAAAAGGAGTGGACCTGATATTCAGAGATCTTTGGGGGAAAAGCAGCAGGTCGTATAAGGAAAATGAAATTTCTGAATATATCGATTTTACTGCGGGAAAGTTAGAGTTGGCCGAAAAATCGATATATCTCGAAGGGTTGGAAAAATATAAGGAAAAAAATCTTCTTTTATTATCAGATATGACTCTGGGTTTTAAAGTGAGTGACAGTCAGTTTCTGAATAGTAAAAGAAAAATCATCGACAGTTTAAAACATGTAGAGTACCAAAATAAATATATATCCAAGTCGGTAGGAAGAAATCTGATGTTTGGAAACAATCACCCTGTTGGTGAATTTATACAGATATCAGAAGTTGATAGTTTGTCAAAGTTTGATCTCTATGATTATTATAATTCATACTATAAACCCAATAATTCATATTTAGTTGTTTATGGAGATATTTCATTGAGAGAACTGAAAAGAATAGTTAACCGCAATTTTAGGAAATACCGAAAAGGTAATGTTATAAACGGATATTATCCGCAACCATACAATATTCATCAAACAGAAATAGATTTCATAGAGAATTATGATTCTGATGAACTATCGGTTTGGATGGGGAATGTTGATAAATTAGATACCTATGACTCGAACTGGATATTGGGACGAATAGGCAATTTTATATTGTTGGATGAAGAAGAAGGTTTATTTAGAAATGAGCTCGTTGAAAATAATACTGTAAGTAATTTTGGATATCACTTACGTGACCAGGGGGCGTATTTCTCAGTTACTTATAATGCGAAACAAGACAGTGTGGCAACCTCAATAGAGAAGAGTCTGGAAGTAGTTAATTCTGTGTTAGATGACAAAGTTCCTGAGGGTGTTGACCTGAAAAGTATAGAGTCAAAGATTATAGATAACTACATAAACGGTTTATCAGACCCTCAAAAGATATCAGATTTGTATTTGCTTTATTACTTAACGGGCCTTGATAAGTACTTGGTTAAGAATCTTATGAGTGTTATTGATACTGTTGATTTTTCTACTGTTTCAAATGTTTTATCAAACAGAGTAAAGCCCAATAAGATGAGGGTAGTTGTTAGCGGACCGCCGCAGGTTGCTGTTCCCCAACTCGAAAAATTAGGATATCCAATAATTTATTATGATAAATATGCTAAGGAAACTTTTCCTCCTTCGTTAGACAGGTCTGTTCCCGATAGTGTAGATGTTAATTACGTGCTGCAAAGATATATTAAAGTTATAGGGGGAGATGAAAACCTGAAAAACATAAAGAAACTGTGGCAGTGGTGGGTTATGGATATCAATAACTCGAAATTATTTGTAAAAAATAAGTATATGTTGCCTAATAAGAGGCTCAGTACTTATTCGAATAATGAGGTAATAGTTTTAAAAACAGTTTTTAACGGTGAGTATGGCTACGTAGAACGAAGCGGAGAAAAACAAAATATACTTGGAGAAGAGTTTATGAAGTTGTCTCTGGAAAAAAGCATTTTCCCTATTATGTATTATCAGGAGGATGGTTATTTAATGACGCTCGAGAGTCAAATTCCACTGAAAGGAGAACTGTGTTATAAAATTAGAGTTGAGTCACCTGTTGGGGAAGTTTCTCTACTGTATTTCAGAGTTTCTGACGGATACCTGATTAAGAGAGAAAGTATAGATGTTAAAACAAATAAGGTTAATAATTACCTTGATTATTCTGATTTCAAAACTTATGATAATGTAGTTTTTCCGTATAAAGTGGAAACATTGATCGGAGGAAAAAAATCTGTTTTAACTCTTACCCAGATTAAGATTAATGATGAAAATGTACGCAAACGAAATTTTAAATAG